Proteins from one Belonocnema kinseyi isolate 2016_QV_RU_SX_M_011 chromosome 8, B_treatae_v1, whole genome shotgun sequence genomic window:
- the LOC117178537 gene encoding tyrosine-protein kinase CSK-like codes for MDSKFVIRSSPTLAPAVMPTYHNAGGVYPNLSAPARQAKLDGNQNHHTIPSTITHSLMHSTTQHSNSSSLTASNIPSHPVSPIMATHTNITSKNLTSHINPLAPVIITSNSTNSGNHAGNHPGNNILPVNPRHEVKLNAMPWFHGKISRETAETLLRPREDGLFLVRESTNFPGDYTLCVCYQGRVQHYRVKYKNNQLTIDDEEFFENLALLVEHYEQDADGLCTQLTKSLPKQGKQDFCVDPQAFVQAGWVIQTDELELRECIGKGEFGDVLLGYYQGEKVAVKKLKDNSEAAQRFLAEASLMTSLIHDNLVKLLGLVFNNQHMYLVTEYMSNGSLVDYLRSRGRLHITQRHQINFAYDTCAGMAYLESRHVVHRDLAARNVLVAEDGTAKVSDFGLARDENFSLDGGKLPIKWTAPEALKHNKFSNKSDMWSFGILLWEIYSFGRVPYSRLQLADVVKSVEEGNIMEAPDGCPPDIYEIMKKALFRAFRHSFALSGILLHCQAFFCTVRHSFALSGILLHCQAFFRTVRHFFALSGILLHHQAFFCTFRHSFALSGRNRYEDETSIGRDKTIGKIKGIGIADWPTEPQSILRYQRESICSSVLSISTTYIFLALIWILYE; via the exons aagaTCATCGCCTACCCTGGCGCCAGCAGTAATGCCAACGTATCACAATGCGGGTGGTGTCTACCCAAACTTATCAGCACCAGCCCGCCAAGCAAAACTCGACGGCAACCAAAATCACCACACCATCCCTTCAACCATAACTCATTCCCTGATGCATAGCACCACTCAACATTCAAATTCATCCAGTCTAACTGCTTCCAACATTCCTTCCCATCCAGTCTCCCCGATCATGGCAACACACACGAACATTACTTCCAAAAACCTAACTTCACACATTAATCCGCTTGCACCAGTCATCATCACCTCCAACTCCACAAATTCTGGCAATCATGCTGGAAATCATCCTGGCAACAATATTTTGCCAGTCAACCCTAGACACGAAGTGAAGCTCAATGCTATGCC ATGGTTTCACGGGAAGATATCAAGAGAAACAGCAGAAACATTGTTGCGACCCCGGGAAGACGGTCTCTTCCTGGTTCGGGAGTCGACGAATTTTCCGGGCGACTATACGCTCTGCGTTTGCTATCAGGGGCGCGTGCAACATTATCgagttaaatataaaaacaatcagTTAACAATAGACGACGAGGAGTTCTTCGAGAACCTGGCGCTCCTCGTCGAGCACTACGAGCAAGACGCCGACGGTTTGTGCACGCAATTGACGAAATCGCTGCCAAAACAGGGCAAGCAGGACTTTTGCGTGGATCCACAGGCCTTTGTGCAAGCTGGCTGGGTCATTCAGACCGACGAGTTGGAATTGCGTGAGTGTATTGGGAAAGGGGAATTTGGCGACGTTCTTCTCGGTTATTATCAGGGCGAAAAAGTCGCTGTGAAGAAGCTGAAGGACAACAGCGAAGCAGCACAAAGATTTCTGGCTGAAGCGAGTTTGATGACCTCCTTGATTCACGACAATTTGGTCAAGCTTCTTGGTCTCGTTTTCAACAATCAACATATGTACCTGGTCACAGAGTATATGAGCAACGGATCCCTGGTGGATTATCTCAGGTCACGGGGAAGGTTGCACATCACCCAGAGGCATCAAATCAATTTCGCTTA TGATACTTGCGCTGGAATGGCATACTTGGAATCTAGACACGTCGTGCACCGAGACTTGGCTGCAAGAAACGTCCTCGTAGCCGAGGATGGAACTGCAAAAGTCTCAGACTTTGGCTTGGCACGAGATGAAAATTTCAGCCTTGATGGCGGAAAGCTTCCGATAAAATGGACCGCACCCGAAGCTTTAAAGCACAAC aAATTCTCTAATAAGTCTGACATGTGGAGCTTTGGAATTCTCCTTTGGGAAATTTACTCCTTTGGTCGCGTTCCATATTCCAGATTG CAATTGGCGGACGTTGTGAAGAGCGTGGAAGAGGGCAACATAATGGAAGCACCTGACGGATGTCCGCCAGACATCTATGAGATCatgaaaaag GCACTTTTTCGCGCTTTCAGACATTCTTTCGCACTTTCAGGCATTCTTTTGCACTGTCAGGCATTCTTTTGCACTGTCAGGCATTCTTTTGCACTGTCAGGCATTCTTTTGCACTGTCAGGCATTTTTTCGCACTGTCAGGCATTTTTTCGCACTGTCAGGCATTCTTTTGCACCATCAGGCATTCTTTTGCACTTTCAGGCATTCTTTTGCACTGTCAGGCCGAAACAGGTATGAGGACGAGACGTCGATCGGCCGAGACAAGACAATCGGGAAAATCAAGGGAATAGGGATAG